From one Lycium barbarum isolate Lr01 chromosome 6, ASM1917538v2, whole genome shotgun sequence genomic stretch:
- the LOC132598690 gene encoding probable receptor-like protein kinase At1g11050 yields MKGHMWILCLLFSLFSLVISISSAQNSTNLSATCPLDFGYVLTVPWSSSNCQVLNSTPQLSNGSDIPSSTKGQCCQNLLSLFGVAMAQHLKETSIFHLPNLETSVSCIQEFQSKLNSLSLPSNLTSFCFDPFQFVITPNICASIQTIQDWNKKLGPSTVLDSGCRSDLEDLTACDGCVAAGFRVQQQLIAIDGNASHSTDCFYFTILYAAGIVNEFGPESTGAMSCIFSMDLKNNSSSNKRHLALIFGLAGAGIAVLCMSLVLGLYIWWNKKWRKNDDVEMEDTVSTRRRMRPNTAVWFKIQELEKATDNFSQKNFMGRGGFGVVYKGTLADGTNVAVKKLIESDFQGNDEFCNEVEIISNLKHRNLVSLRGCCVTDENRIESGESERYLVYDYMPNGNLDDHLFGVNQGGIVKQPLTWPQRKNIILDVAKGLAYLHYGVKPAIYHRDIKATNILLDLDMRARVADFGLVKQSREGESHLTTRVAGTHGYLAPEYALYGQLTEKSDVYSFGVVILEIMCGRKVLDFSSGSPRAFLITDWAWSKVKARKINEVLDNILVKSEDSVSANPRAIMVRFLLVGILCAHVMVALRPTILDALKMLEGDIEVPEIPDRPAPLGQPSFYNANGNTFSISPTLSCLRLPAGDMLR; encoded by the coding sequence ATGAAGGGTCATATGTGGATTTTGTGTTTGTTGTTCTCTTTATTTTCTTTGGTAATTTCCATTTCATCAGCTCAAAATAGCACTAACTTGTCTGCAACTTGTCCTTTAGATTTTGGCTATGTTTTGACAGTCCCATGGTCCAGTTCTAACTGTCAAGTTCTGAATTCAACTCCTCAGCTTTCCAATGGTTCTGATATTCCTTCATCAACCAAAGGCCAGTGTTGCCAAAACCTTTTGTCCCTTTTTGGTGTTGCTATGGCACAACACCTTAAAGAAACTTCTATTTTCCACTTACCCAATTTAGAAACTTCTGTTTCTTGCATCCAAGAATTCCAATCCAAGCTCAACTCTTTGTCCTTGCCTTCAAATCTTACCTCTTTCTGTTTTGACCCTTTTCAGTTTGTCATCACACCAAACATTTGTGCCTCAATTCAGACCATTCAAGATTGGAATAAAAAGTTGGGGCCCTCAACTGTTCTGGATTCTGGTTGTAGGTCTGATCTTGAGGATTTAACTGCCTGTGATGGTTGTGTAGCTGCTGGATTTAGAGTTCAACAACAGTTAATTGCAATTGATGGTAATGCATCTCATTCCACTGATTGTTTTTACTTCACCATTTTGTATGCTGCTGGTATTGTCAATGAATTTGGTCCTGAAAGTACTGGTGCCATGTCATGTATTTTTAGTATGGATTTGAAAAATAATAGTTCATCGAACAAACGACATTTAGCTCTAATCTTTGGGTTGGCTGGAGCTGGTATTGCAGTACTATGCATGTCTTTAGTGTTGGGATTGTACATCTGGTGGAACAAAAAGTGGAGGAAAAATGATGATGTGGAAATGGAAGATACGGTGTCTACTAGGCGAAGAATGAGGCCTAATACTGCTGTTTGGTTCAAAATTCAGGAGCTTGAAAAGGCAACAGATAATTTTTCACAAAAGAATTTTATGGGGAGAGGTGGATTTGGAGTAGTTTATAAAGGAACTTTAGCAGATGGAACTAATGTTGCTGTCAAAAAGCTTATAGAATCTGATTTTCAAGGAAATGATGAGTTCTGCAATGAGGTTGAGATTATTAGTAACTTGAAGCATCGTAATCTTGTATCACTTAGGGGTTGTTGTGTGACTGATGAAAATCGGATTGAAAGTGGGGAGAGTGAAAGATACCTCGTTTATGATTACATGCCCAACGGGAATCTTGATGACCATTTATTTGGTGTAAATCAAGGTGGAATAGTAAAGCAACCATTGACTTGGCCTCAGAGAAAAAACATTATTTTGGATGTGGCAAAAGGACTAGCATATCTGCATTATGGGGTAAAGCCAGCGATTTATCACAGGGACATTAAAGCTACTAATATTCTGTTAGATTTAGATATGAGAGCAAGAGTGGCTGACTTTGGGTTGGTTAAGCAAAGTAGAGAAGGAGAGTCTCATCTTACTACTAGAGTGGCGGGTACGCATGGCTACTTAGCTCCTGAATATGCTCTTTACGGGCAATTGACTGAGAAGAGCGATGTATATAGCTTTGGAGTTGTTATTTTGGAAATAATGTGTGGAAGGAAGGTTCTTGATTTCTCTTCAGGATCGCCTCGTGCTTTTCTGATCACAGATTGGGCTTGGTCAAAGGTAAAAGCCAGAAAGATAAATGAAGTTTTGGATAATATCCTAGTAAAGAGTGAGGATTCAGTAAGTGCAAATCCAAGGGCTATAATGGTGAGATTTCTCCTCGTTGGAATATTATGCGCTCACGTGATGGTGGCCTTGAGGCCAACTATATTGGATGCACTGAAAATGTTAGAAGGAGATATTGAGGTTCCTGAAATTCCAGATAGGCCAGCACCTCTTGGACAACCTTCATTTTATAATGCTAATGGTAACACATTCAGCATTTCACCAACTTTGAGTTGCTTGCGACTCCCAGCTGGAGACATGCTCAGGTAA
- the LOC132598691 gene encoding putative transferase At1g60990, chloroplastic isoform X2 has product MLPRMASRCVSSLIQVVDLSHYGRIRVSGEDRVQFLHNQSTANFEILHEGQGCDTVFVTPTARTIDIAHAWIMKTAITLVVSPMTRERITDMLKKYIFFADKVEIQDITEKTSLFIFVGPKSNQIMEALNLADIVGQPYGSHEHYSVNGMPITVGVGNIISEDGYSLLMSPAAAETIWKGLLGHGAIPMGSNAWETLRILQGRPAPGKELTDEFNVLEANLWNAVSLNKGCYKGQETISRLVTYDGIKQRLWGIRTSSPVEPGSTISVNGKKVGKVTSFTTGKRASQPLGLGYIKRKAASEGDTVIIGDDVEGTVVEVPFLARQIPPS; this is encoded by the exons ATGCTGCCGAGAATGGCGTCGCGGTGTGTATCTAGTTTGATTCAG GTTGTGGATCTTTCACACTACGGTAGGATAAGAG TTAGTGGAGAAGACAGGGTTCAGTTTCTTCACAACCAAAGTACAGCTAACTTTGAAATTCTTCATGAAGGGCAG GGATGTGACACTGTTTTTGTGACACCAACTGCTAGAACCATCGATATTGCCCACGCCTGGATTATG AAAACGGCAATCACATTGGTGGTCTCTCCAATGACCAGGGAAAGAATAACTGATATGCTTAAGAA GTACATATTCTTTGCAGACAAAGTTGAAATTCAAGATATTACCGAGAAAACGTCCTTGTTCATATTTGTAGGGCCTAAAAGCAACCAG ATAATGGAAGCTCTGAATCTTGCTGACATAGTTGGACAACCATATGGATCACATGAGCATTACAGT GTAAATGGAATGCCAATAACTGTGGGAGTAGGAAATATAATCTCTGAAGATGGTTACTCACTACTGATGTCTCCAGCTGCTGCTGAAACGATCTGGAAAGGTCTTCTAGGTCATGGCGCCATCCCAATGGGTTCTAATGCATGGGAAACTTTAAGGATACTTCAAG GAAGACCTGCCCCTGGTAAAGAGCTGACAGATGAGTTTAATGTTCTGGAGGCTAATCTGTGGAATGCTGTTTCTCTGAATAAAG GGTGCTATAAGGGCCAAGAAACCATTTCTAGGCTTGTAACTTACGATGGCATCAAACAGAGGCTGTGGGGAATACGTACATCATCGCCTGTGGAACCTGGTAGTACTATCTCAGTCAATGGGAAAAAG GTTGGCAAGGTGACGAGTTTCACAACAGGTAAACGAGCATCTCAACCCCTCGGACTTGGCTATATTAAGAGGAAAGCTGCTTCTGAGGGAGACACTGTAATTATTGGTGATGATGTTGAGGGTACAGTTGTGGAAGTGCCTTTTCTCGCTCGTCAAATCCCTCCATCGTAG
- the LOC132598691 gene encoding putative transferase At1g60990, chloroplastic isoform X1: MASHCYTANLFFSSSSILGNHRLTHFGIPLAYRTFSHDAKINRRLSLSCSALPFDLSPPPIDHDLLDTMTVAGAKVSEDGVIATFDNDDEALDAAENGVAVVDLSHYGRIRVSGEDRVQFLHNQSTANFEILHEGQGCDTVFVTPTARTIDIAHAWIMKTAITLVVSPMTRERITDMLKKYIFFADKVEIQDITEKTSLFIFVGPKSNQIMEALNLADIVGQPYGSHEHYSVNGMPITVGVGNIISEDGYSLLMSPAAAETIWKGLLGHGAIPMGSNAWETLRILQGRPAPGKELTDEFNVLEANLWNAVSLNKGCYKGQETISRLVTYDGIKQRLWGIRTSSPVEPGSTISVNGKKVGKVTSFTTGKRASQPLGLGYIKRKAASEGDTVIIGDDVEGTVVEVPFLARQIPPS; this comes from the exons ATGGCGTCTCACTGCTACACTGCAAACTTGTTCTTTTCTTCATCATCCATTCTTGGTAACCACAGACTCACTCACTTTGGCATTCCCTTAGCTTACCGGACTTTCAGTCACGATGCGAAGATTAATAGGCGGCTTTCTTTATCTTGTTCTGCCCTGCCGTTCGACCTTTCTCCTCCTCCCATCGACCACGATCTACTC GATACTATGACAGTTGCCGGGGCAAAGGTATCAGAAGATGGGGTAATAGCGACATTTGATAATGACGACGAGGCATTAGATGCTGCCGAGAATGGCGTCGCG GTTGTGGATCTTTCACACTACGGTAGGATAAGAG TTAGTGGAGAAGACAGGGTTCAGTTTCTTCACAACCAAAGTACAGCTAACTTTGAAATTCTTCATGAAGGGCAG GGATGTGACACTGTTTTTGTGACACCAACTGCTAGAACCATCGATATTGCCCACGCCTGGATTATG AAAACGGCAATCACATTGGTGGTCTCTCCAATGACCAGGGAAAGAATAACTGATATGCTTAAGAA GTACATATTCTTTGCAGACAAAGTTGAAATTCAAGATATTACCGAGAAAACGTCCTTGTTCATATTTGTAGGGCCTAAAAGCAACCAG ATAATGGAAGCTCTGAATCTTGCTGACATAGTTGGACAACCATATGGATCACATGAGCATTACAGT GTAAATGGAATGCCAATAACTGTGGGAGTAGGAAATATAATCTCTGAAGATGGTTACTCACTACTGATGTCTCCAGCTGCTGCTGAAACGATCTGGAAAGGTCTTCTAGGTCATGGCGCCATCCCAATGGGTTCTAATGCATGGGAAACTTTAAGGATACTTCAAG GAAGACCTGCCCCTGGTAAAGAGCTGACAGATGAGTTTAATGTTCTGGAGGCTAATCTGTGGAATGCTGTTTCTCTGAATAAAG GGTGCTATAAGGGCCAAGAAACCATTTCTAGGCTTGTAACTTACGATGGCATCAAACAGAGGCTGTGGGGAATACGTACATCATCGCCTGTGGAACCTGGTAGTACTATCTCAGTCAATGGGAAAAAG GTTGGCAAGGTGACGAGTTTCACAACAGGTAAACGAGCATCTCAACCCCTCGGACTTGGCTATATTAAGAGGAAAGCTGCTTCTGAGGGAGACACTGTAATTATTGGTGATGATGTTGAGGGTACAGTTGTGGAAGTGCCTTTTCTCGCTCGTCAAATCCCTCCATCGTAG
- the LOC132598692 gene encoding cyclin-L1-1-like, translating into MIYTAIDTFYLEEEQLINSPSRKDGIDEVTETTLRIYGCDLIQESGILLRLPQAVMATGQVLFHRFYCKKSFVRFNVKRVAASCVWLASKLEESPRKARQVLIVFHRMECRRENLPIEHLDTSSKKYIDLKADLIRTERHLLKEMGFICHVEHPHKFISNYLAALGTPAELRQEAWNLANDSLRTTLCVRFKSEVVACGVVYVAARRFQVPLPENPPWWKAFDADKAGIDEVCRVLAHLYSLSKAQYIPVCKEGGSFATSNRSRDSPSLPVSKEGSLNEDTGTLGNQVVAKEAVTKAALDKLRDSKKSDDDSKSMPSEGESKEEPGKADHRIDAGGEKNRERERDRGRDRDKERLKSRERDRGRESDRERERDDFERDREKSKDRSHRSRDKGHSEKPKHHSSRDRDYQSYSSREKDRRRHH; encoded by the exons ATGATTTACACGGCAATAGACACATTCTATCTAGAAGAGGAGCAGCTTATAAACTCCCCTTCTAGGAAAGATGGAATTGATGAAGTTACGGAAACGACACTTAGAATCTATGGTTGTGATCTGATCCAAGAAAGTGGGATTTTGCTCAGATT ACCCCAAGCTGTAATGGCCACTGGTCAAGTATTATTTCATCGCTTTTACTGCAAGAAATCATTTGTCCGTTTTAATGTGAAG AGGGTTGCTGCTAGTTGTGTTTGGCTTGCATCAAAACTCGAAGAAAGCCCGAGAAAAGCAAGGCAGGTGCTTATTGTTTTCCACAGAATGGAATGTAGGAGAGAAAACTTACCTATTGAACATCTGGATACATCTTCGAAG AAATATATTGATTTGAAAGCAGACCTAATCAGAACAGAGAGGCATCTTTTGAAGGAGATGGGTTTCATCTGCCATGTCGAGCATCCTCATAAATTTATATCGAACTACCTCGCAGCTCTTGGAACACCTGCAGAATTGAGACAAGAAGCTTGGAATCTTGCTAATGACAG TTTGCGCACAACACTGTGTGTAAGATTCAAAAGTGAGGTTGTGGCCTGTGGAGTTGTATATGTTGCAGCCCGTAGATTTCAAGTGCCCCTCCCAGAGAATCCTCCTTGGTGGAAAGCATTTGATGCAGACAAGGCTGGTATAGATGAAGTTTGCAGAGTTCTCGCTCATCTTTACAGTCTTTCAAAAGCACAATACATTCCTGTATGCAAGGAAGGAGGCTCCTTTGCTACATCAAACAGATCAAGGGACTCGCCATCACTTCCTGTATCTAAG GAAGGTTCATTGAATGAAGATACTGGTACACTAGGAAACCAGGTAGTGGCTAAGGAGGCAGTAACCAAAGCTGCCCTTGATAAGTTGAGGGACTCGAAAAAGAGCGATGATGACTCTAAAAGCATGCCTTCAGAAGGGGAGTCAAAAGAAGAGCCTGGAAAGGCTGACCATAGAATAGATGCTGGTGGAGAAAAGAACAGGGAGCGAGAGAGGGACAGGGGCAGAGACAGGGATAAGGAAAGACTAAAGTCTCGTGAACGTGATAGGGGAAGGGAATCTGACAGGGAAAGGGAGCGAGACGACTTTGAAAGGGACAGGGAAAAATCCAAGGACAGGAGTCATCGTTCAAGAGACAAAG GTCACTCAGAGAAACCAAAACATCACTCTTCTCGAG ATCGTGATTACCAGTCTTATTCATCACGGGAGAAGGATCGTCGTAGACACCATTAG
- the LOC132598693 gene encoding 4-hydroxy-tetrahydrodipicolinate reductase 1, chloroplastic-like, which translates to MWAVIKLPVNIHGGAIHYNPSNKNGCNGFVRSRKSLVKMCSTPGQNVQTSVKSPLPIMVNGCTGKMGRAVLEASISAGLQPVSVCFSGPEDEGKIVEAGGKEITVHGPSDRENILSSVFEEHPNLIVVDYTVPAAVNDNAELYSKVGVPFVMGTTGGDREKLYKTVADSKIYAVISPQMGKQVVAFLAAMEIMAEQFPGAFSGYSLQVMESHQASKLDTSGTAKAVISCFQKLGVSFDLDQVQLIRDPVQQVEMVGVPEEHLLGHAFHMYHLTSPDRTVSFEFQHNVCGRSIYAEGTVDAILFLAKKVKLKEEKRIYDMIDVLREGNMR; encoded by the exons ATGTGGGCTGTCATTAAACTTCCTGTAAATATCCATGGAGGAGCAATTCATTACAATCCTAGCAACAAAAATGGCTGTAATGGGTTTGTCAGAAGTCGAAAATCTTTAGTAAAAATGTGTTCTACACCTGGACAAAATGTTCAGACTTCAGTTAAATCACCACTTCCTATAATG GTGAATGGTTGTACTGGAAAAATGGGGAGGGCAGTTCTTGAAGCATCAATCTCTGCGGGACTTCAACCTGTGTCTGTATGTTTTAGTGGTCCAGAAGATGAAGGAAAAATTGTGGAGGCGGGCGGAAAAGAGATAACTGTGCATGGTCCTTCAGATAGGGAAAACATACTTTCCTCTGTTTTTGAGGAACACCCCAATCTAATTGTAGTGGACTACACCGTGCCTGCTGCTGTGAATG ATAATGCTGAATTATACAGTAAAGTTGGAGTGCCTTTTGTAATGGGAACAACTGGTGGAGATAGGGAGAAGCTGTACAAAACAGTTGCAGACTCAAAAATTTATGCTGTGATCTCCCCACAAATGGGAAAGCAG GTGGTGGCTTTTCTCGCAGCCATGGAAATCATGGCAGAACAATTCCCTGGAGCTTTCTCTGGGTACAGTTTACAG GTGATGGAGTCTCATCAAGCAAGTAAATTGGACACTTCTGGAACTGCGAAGGCTGTTATCTCTTGCTTTCAGAAACTAGGCGTTTCTTTTGATTTGGATCAG GTACAACTAATACGAGATCCTGTGCAACAAGTTGAGATGGTTGGTGTCCCCGAAGAACACTTGTTAGGCCATGCTTTCCACATGTACCATCTGACCTCACCAGACAGAAC GGTTTCTTTTGAATTTCAACACAATGTTTGTGGTAGATCTATCTATGCAGAGGGCACAGTTGATGCTATACTTTTCCTTGCTAAGAAG GTGAAGTTGAAAGAAGAGAAGCGGATATACGACATGATCGATGTGCTGCGAGAGGGGAACATGCGATAA